Proteins found in one Campylobacter concisus genomic segment:
- a CDS encoding 4Fe-4S ferredoxin, whose protein sequence is MQSRRELFSKILGAKSAPKFITPPFFSGEFDCGGCDASCVNACEKELLSFENERVVFKVKKLGCDFCEECVRACESLDKKTLSLSSPKSINAKVSIDVSSCLAWNDTICYNCLDACKFKAVEFLGVFRPIVNQKCVSCGECFDVCFKNSLQMEAL, encoded by the coding sequence ATGCAAAGCAGGCGAGAGCTTTTTAGTAAAATTTTGGGGGCAAAATCTGCTCCCAAATTTATAACTCCGCCATTTTTTAGCGGAGAGTTTGACTGCGGTGGATGCGATGCTAGCTGCGTAAATGCTTGTGAAAAAGAGCTTCTTAGCTTTGAAAATGAAAGGGTAGTTTTTAAAGTTAAAAAGCTAGGCTGTGACTTTTGCGAAGAGTGTGTAAGGGCTTGTGAGAGTCTTGATAAGAAGACATTAAGCTTAAGCTCACCAAAGAGTATAAACGCAAAAGTTAGCATCGATGTTTCTAGCTGTCTAGCATGGAACGATACGATCTGCTACAACTGCCTTGATGCTTGCAAATTTAAAGCAGTCGAATTCCTTGGCGTTTTTCGTCCTATTGTTAATCAAAAATGCGTAAGTTGCGGCGAGTGCTTTGATGTTTGCTTTAAAAATTCACTTCAAATGGAGGCCCTATGA
- a CDS encoding WD40 repeat domain-containing protein, producing the protein MRALFFIFCLLNFIFASEITTPYKQIEASANVLSTTLINGKLFIATDGGTVEIYDPKESKFEEIIKMDDIKTYVSDHERPKILNVDELNSKILILSEGDYATKVLYIRENGQMKSIKIPNQAIKKALFLDDERIALASISNEIYFLNLKNGEIYDSFKISIAMLSDMEISEDRSTLAIACESGKVYFYNIKAKKMDQILDIHTDNIYDISYKNGVMISGGTDRIVGIFSAGSLKKINTGFLVYGVGLSDDGRVAAYMSDEMSDVNLVDSKSLENIAMLKTGQSTINSIVFISDNEVVTSAYENKILFWRIK; encoded by the coding sequence ATGAGAGCTTTGTTTTTTATTTTTTGTCTATTAAATTTTATCTTTGCAAGCGAGATCACCACTCCATACAAGCAAATAGAGGCTAGTGCAAATGTGCTAAGCACAACGCTAATAAATGGCAAACTCTTTATCGCGACTGATGGAGGGACGGTTGAAATTTATGATCCTAAAGAGTCTAAATTTGAAGAGATTATCAAAATGGATGATATAAAAACCTATGTTAGTGATCACGAAAGACCAAAAATTCTAAATGTTGATGAGTTAAATAGCAAGATACTCATCCTAAGTGAGGGTGACTATGCTACAAAGGTGCTTTATATAAGAGAAAATGGGCAGATGAAAAGCATAAAAATACCAAATCAAGCGATAAAAAAGGCATTATTTTTAGATGACGAGCGTATTGCACTTGCTTCAATTAGCAATGAAATTTACTTTTTGAACTTAAAAAATGGCGAAATTTATGATAGCTTTAAAATTTCAATTGCAATGCTCTCAGATATGGAGATAAGCGAAGATAGAAGCACGCTAGCTATCGCTTGCGAGAGTGGGAAGGTCTACTTTTATAACATAAAAGCTAAAAAAATGGATCAAATTTTAGACATTCATACAGATAATATCTACGACATCTCATATAAAAATGGAGTCATGATCAGCGGAGGCACCGATAGGATCGTGGGGATATTTTCAGCTGGAAGCCTAAAAAAGATAAATACCGGCTTTTTGGTCTATGGTGTTGGACTTAGCGATGATGGTAGAGTAGCGGCCTATATGAGTGATGAGATGAGTGATGTAAATTTAGTTGATAGCAAAAGCTTAGAAAATATCGCAATGCTAAAAACTGGACAAAGTACGATAAATAGCATAGTTTTTATAAGCGATAACGAAGTCGTAACTTCAGCCTATGAGAATAAAATTTTATTTTGGAGAATTAAATGA
- a CDS encoding chaperone NapD, with protein sequence MNISSLIVYTDNKNESVKNEIKKLKECEIITDADDRIVVVVSSDSIEDEIKNFKKIEAISGVVSVAMVYSYQEDAEENRKKLEENGKISEILTSDEVKAEDITYGGSVHHRVK encoded by the coding sequence ATGAATATTTCAAGTTTGATAGTTTATACGGACAATAAAAATGAAAGTGTAAAAAACGAAATAAAAAAGCTAAAAGAGTGTGAAATAATAACTGACGCAGACGATAGAATCGTAGTGGTAGTTAGCTCAGATAGCATTGAAGATGAGATAAAAAATTTTAAGAAGATAGAAGCTATCAGTGGAGTAGTGAGCGTTGCGATGGTTTATAGCTATCAAGAAGATGCCGAAGAAAATAGGAAAAAGCTAGAAGAAAATGGCAAGATAAGTGAAATTTTAACAAGCGATGAGGTAAAAGCTGAAGATATTACTTATGGTGGCAGCGTGCATCATAGAGTGAAATAG
- a CDS encoding SCO family protein — translation MKKAFWGLIIILICIGVALLLIKPNKYDFKALSQNGEVSLKNYDGKYKVIYFGYLFCPDVCPTALSLIGDELNKLKRDDFELLFITLDPERDTPENLTLMAKNFYKDADGLKLNALKEVAKTYGVKFQKVRLENSAMGYSVAHSSSIYLIDKKGNFYKEISNLTNENIGENLLNLIKDRP, via the coding sequence ATGAAAAAGGCATTTTGGGGCTTAATAATAATCTTAATTTGTATAGGTGTTGCACTTTTGCTGATAAAGCCAAACAAGTATGATTTTAAGGCACTTTCGCAAAATGGTGAAGTAAGTCTTAAAAATTACGACGGAAAGTACAAAGTTATATATTTTGGTTATCTTTTTTGCCCCGATGTCTGCCCTACTGCGCTCTCTTTGATTGGCGATGAACTAAACAAGCTAAAAAGAGATGACTTTGAGCTGCTTTTTATTACGCTTGATCCTGAACGTGACACTCCTGAAAATTTAACTCTAATGGCAAAAAATTTCTACAAAGATGCCGATGGATTAAAACTAAATGCCTTAAAAGAAGTGGCAAAAACCTATGGTGTAAAATTTCAAAAAGTCCGTCTTGAAAACTCAGCCATGGGCTACTCTGTTGCTCACAGCTCTTCAATATATTTAATAGACAAAAAAGGAAATTTCTATAAAGAAATTTCAAATCTAACAAATGAAAACATTGGAGAAAATTTATTAAATTTGATCAAAGATAGACCTTAG
- a CDS encoding copper chaperone PCu(A)C — MKKIVFGAMLAASALMAADISLENVRARDTKPGTNNSAIFMDIKNASNSDVKLIGAHSSVCKSTEIHTHKMNDGMMAMVQIEDAVIPKNGETKLAPGGLHIMLMDLNKPLKDGDKVDLELKFSNGESIKLDNIGVTKNFK, encoded by the coding sequence ATGAAGAAAATCGTTTTTGGTGCGATGCTTGCAGCTTCTGCTCTTATGGCGGCTGATATCAGCCTAGAAAATGTTAGAGCTAGAGATACAAAACCTGGCACAAACAATAGTGCAATTTTTATGGATATAAAAAATGCTTCAAATTCTGATGTAAAGCTCATCGGTGCTCACTCAAGCGTTTGCAAAAGTACAGAAATTCATACACACAAAATGAATGATGGCATGATGGCTATGGTTCAAATCGAAGATGCAGTGATCCCAAAAAATGGCGAAACAAAACTAGCTCCTGGCGGTTTACACATTATGCTTATGGATCTAAATAAACCATTAAAAGATGGTGATAAAGTTGATTTAGAGCTAAAATTTAGCAATGGCGAGAGCATAAAGCTTGATAATATCGGAGTAACTAAAAACTTTAAATAA
- a CDS encoding L,D-transpeptidase family protein has product MKKIIFFFIALSPCLFAQNYEEIYLKNGSAAVIDAIEKNILSKDYWLKKLEGKDVRYGYYDNEILLSVVDKTKKKLEVISYNGGITKKLFSSSVIVGKNGDKLLEGDLKTPVGVYQLTRRFTPNDRYLGPLAFSLSYPNLLDKLAKRNGGGIWIHGYPLDGQRTDELKTKGCVAMQNDTLMKFDDVVDHKKTLAFIYEDKRPEASAKDIAVIISGLLGWKKTWSESDIENYLKFYDKDFERYDGMSLEKFKSMKRAIFSKKEKKRISFSNFLITPYPNLKNDRLFRVSFYEDYVSDTHKFAGQKTLYVKLYNDDMKIFIEE; this is encoded by the coding sequence TTGAAAAAAATTATATTTTTCTTCATCGCGTTATCGCCTTGTCTTTTTGCCCAAAATTACGAAGAAATTTACTTAAAAAATGGCTCTGCTGCTGTTATTGATGCCATCGAAAAAAATATTTTAAGTAAGGATTACTGGCTAAAAAAGCTTGAGGGCAAGGATGTAAGATATGGGTATTATGACAACGAGATACTTCTAAGTGTAGTTGATAAAACTAAAAAGAAGCTTGAAGTGATCTCTTATAATGGCGGCATTACAAAAAAGCTTTTTAGCTCAAGCGTTATAGTTGGCAAAAATGGTGATAAGCTTCTTGAAGGCGATCTAAAAACACCGGTTGGAGTGTATCAGCTTACACGTAGATTTACGCCAAATGATAGATATCTTGGCCCACTTGCATTTTCGCTTTCATACCCAAATTTGCTTGATAAGCTTGCAAAGCGAAATGGTGGTGGCATTTGGATACATGGCTATCCACTTGATGGTCAAAGGACAGATGAGCTAAAAACAAAAGGCTGCGTGGCTATGCAAAATGATACTTTGATGAAATTCGATGATGTTGTGGATCACAAAAAAACACTTGCATTTATTTATGAAGATAAGCGTCCAGAAGCTAGTGCAAAAGATATTGCAGTGATCATTTCTGGACTTTTGGGCTGGAAAAAGACATGGAGCGAGAGCGACATTGAAAACTATCTTAAATTTTACGATAAAGATTTTGAGCGATATGATGGTATGAGCTTGGAAAAATTTAAAAGTATGAAGCGGGCTATTTTTTCTAAAAAAGAGAAAAAACGCATTAGTTTTTCAAATTTTCTCATCACGCCTTATCCAAATCTTAAAAACGATAGGCTTTTTCGTGTGAGTTTTTATGAGGATTATGTTTCAGATACACATAAATTTGCTGGTCAAAAGACGCTTTATGTGAAGCTTTATAACGATGATATGAAAATTTTTATAGAGGAGTAA
- the cmeU gene encoding CmeU family protein, with translation MEKSQEVKEKIEKILEARAAFFAELDRQVPKKDGTDVFDFSKVKEADLKEIYAKFYAFDYNVRKLLPDVYTAFNVNFNV, from the coding sequence GTGGAAAAATCTCAAGAAGTAAAAGAAAAAATCGAAAAAATTTTAGAGGCAAGAGCTGCTTTTTTTGCTGAGCTTGACCGCCAAGTTCCAAAGAAAGATGGTACTGATGTTTTTGATTTTAGTAAAGTAAAAGAGGCTGATCTGAAAGAAATTTACGCTAAATTTTATGCATTTGACTACAACGTAAGAAAACTTTTACCGGATGTTTATACTGCTTTTAATGTGAATTTTAATGTCTGA
- a CDS encoding alanine racemase yields MSEIRLNKASYIHNLTQICAKAGGKEKVIVVLKDNAYGHGARLIANEAKKFGIEICAVKSEFEANEISDIFENILILSHVPTGNESSKFIYAINDIDALLKIKENTKINLAIDTGMHRNGLDISELDYAFEILTKRNLEFLGAYTHFRASDELNTDYFVQRENFRAAKEKILALCDEFGIKKPIFHSHNSAALERASEIDDDMVRIGIAQYGYSQFNDSLGLKPVLSLWAKRVSRRILKSGQGVGYGAKFSAKEDIKVATYDLGYGDGLLRYNGCGELRLANNEPILGKISMDSFSCKDSGELVCVFEDANIWAKFFDTISYDILVKLSPNITRKFI; encoded by the coding sequence ATGTCTGAAATACGCCTAAATAAAGCTTCATATATCCATAACCTCACTCAAATTTGTGCTAAAGCTGGTGGCAAAGAGAAAGTAATAGTTGTATTAAAAGACAATGCTTATGGCCATGGCGCAAGGCTTATTGCAAATGAAGCTAAAAAATTTGGCATAGAAATTTGTGCTGTAAAAAGTGAGTTTGAGGCAAATGAAATTTCTGACATATTTGAAAATATTCTCATTCTCTCGCATGTTCCAACCGGAAATGAAAGCAGCAAATTTATCTATGCGATAAACGACATAGACGCACTTTTAAAGATAAAAGAAAATACAAAAATCAACCTTGCAATTGACACTGGTATGCATAGAAATGGGCTTGATATAAGTGAGCTTGATTATGCGTTTGAAATTTTAACAAAAAGGAATTTGGAGTTTCTTGGAGCTTATACTCATTTTCGTGCAAGTGATGAGCTAAATACTGATTATTTCGTGCAAAGGGAAAATTTTAGGGCTGCAAAAGAGAAAATTTTAGCTCTTTGCGATGAGTTTGGTATAAAAAAACCGATCTTTCACTCTCACAACTCAGCTGCTCTTGAGAGAGCAAGTGAAATCGATGATGATATGGTGCGTATTGGTATTGCCCAGTATGGATACTCTCAGTTCAATGATAGTTTGGGGTTAAAGCCGGTACTTTCACTATGGGCAAAAAGAGTTAGCAGGCGCATTTTAAAAAGTGGTCAAGGTGTTGGATATGGCGCTAAATTTAGCGCAAAAGAAGATATAAAAGTAGCCACCTATGATCTTGGATATGGCGATGGGTTACTAAGATACAATGGCTGTGGTGAGTTAAGACTTGCCAATAACGAGCCAATACTAGGCAAAATTTCTATGGATAGCTTTAGTTGTAAAGATAGTGGCGAGTTGGTCTGTGTCTTTGAGGATGCAAATATTTGGGCGAAATTTTTTGATACGATAAGTTATGATATTTTAGTAAAGCTCTCGCCAAATATAACTAGAAAATTTATATAA
- a CDS encoding peptide deformylase yields the protein MKKIVLLALVSLAFGVQESEFKIYEQILNQLDAKQIPAFVVQTAKPNLPSRVDEMITLKDVSSSGLNIHGEFVLNETKTNKIKGYNKAQILALKDEFYKNGKDALCNSGMARAVLNRGITLSGSYGFEGRHFFDINLDKSSCE from the coding sequence GTGAAAAAGATCGTTTTATTAGCTCTTGTTAGCCTTGCTTTTGGCGTACAAGAGAGCGAGTTTAAGATTTATGAGCAGATACTAAATCAGCTTGATGCTAAGCAGATCCCAGCTTTTGTCGTCCAAACTGCAAAGCCAAATTTGCCAAGCAGAGTCGATGAGATGATCACGCTAAAAGATGTAAGTAGCAGTGGGCTAAACATACATGGTGAGTTTGTTTTAAACGAGACTAAGACAAATAAGATAAAAGGCTACAACAAAGCTCAAATTTTAGCTTTAAAAGATGAGTTTTATAAAAATGGAAAAGATGCGCTTTGTAACTCAGGTATGGCAAGAGCTGTGCTAAATCGTGGCATCACTCTAAGTGGTAGTTATGGCTTTGAAGGCAGGCATTTTTTTGATATAAATTTGGATAAAAGTAGTTGCGAATAG
- a CDS encoding flagellar protein FlaH, with product MRIVLFLLFFYSLTLALTPDMAAKNHATYYKKKLPFICTPTLTLNDILNVGDTLIYRYAVKHARKQEIKRFEEKERLEFIEAIKKENLRTACKDKEILNMLSIGVALDELFYSENGELIFEYTIEDRDCKKLQ from the coding sequence TTGCGAATAGTCCTTTTTTTACTATTTTTTTACTCGCTTACTCTGGCTCTTACGCCAGATATGGCAGCGAAAAATCACGCAACTTACTACAAAAAAAAGCTCCCATTTATCTGTACGCCAACACTGACGCTTAATGATATCTTAAATGTTGGCGACACACTCATTTATAGATACGCCGTCAAACACGCAAGAAAGCAAGAGATCAAAAGATTTGAGGAGAAAGAGCGTTTAGAATTTATCGAAGCTATCAAAAAAGAGAATTTGCGAACTGCTTGCAAAGATAAAGAGATCTTAAATATGCTAAGCATCGGTGTCGCCTTGGATGAGCTTTTTTATTCAGAAAATGGTGAGCTGATCTTTGAGTACACTATAGAAGATCGTGACTGCAAGAAATTGCAGTGA
- the htpX gene encoding zinc metalloprotease HtpX, with the protein MEIFKTAFLMVTLMLIFIAVGGYIGGEYGMMIAFLMAAGMNIFSYFFSDKLVLKRYNAIPVDESNAHGLYEIVSRLTQKANLPMPKIYIIPEEVPNAFATGRNPSHAAVAVTEGLLKILNENEIEGVLAHELSHVRHYDILTGSIAAILAGAIAMLANFAKIGGIAGQSSGSRRGGGNAIVMLALAILMPIAATIIQMAISREREYKADKGAAYLTGHPEWLASALRKLESYSNSYVMQNASEQSAHMFIVNPFGSLTNKLGVLFRTHPSTSDRISELERLEQEIKRGM; encoded by the coding sequence ATGGAAATTTTTAAAACTGCTTTTTTAATGGTTACTTTAATGCTGATTTTTATCGCTGTTGGCGGATATATTGGCGGTGAGTATGGCATGATGATCGCCTTTTTGATGGCAGCTGGCATGAATATCTTTTCTTACTTTTTCAGCGACAAACTCGTGCTAAAAAGATATAACGCTATCCCAGTCGATGAGAGTAACGCTCACGGGCTTTATGAGATCGTATCTCGTCTCACACAAAAGGCAAATTTGCCTATGCCAAAAATTTACATCATACCAGAAGAGGTACCAAATGCCTTTGCTACGGGCAGAAACCCAAGCCATGCAGCCGTTGCAGTAACCGAGGGGCTTTTAAAAATTTTAAATGAAAACGAGATCGAGGGTGTGCTAGCTCACGAGCTAAGCCACGTAAGGCATTACGACATCCTAACTGGTTCAATCGCTGCCATACTAGCTGGCGCTATCGCAATGCTTGCAAATTTTGCTAAGATTGGTGGTATTGCTGGGCAAAGCAGCGGTTCAAGAAGAGGTGGCGGTAATGCCATCGTTATGCTAGCACTTGCTATACTCATGCCAATAGCTGCCACAATCATCCAAATGGCGATCTCAAGGGAGCGCGAGTACAAGGCGGACAAAGGCGCAGCCTATCTAACAGGACACCCAGAGTGGCTTGCAAGCGCTCTAAGAAAGCTTGAGAGCTACTCAAATTCTTACGTTATGCAAAACGCAAGCGAGCAAAGTGCTCATATGTTTATCGTAAATCCATTTGGCTCGCTAACTAACAAGCTTGGCGTACTTTTTAGAACGCATCCAAGCACTAGCGATAGGATTTCTGAGCTTGAAAGACTTGAACAAGAGATAAAAAGAGGCATGTAA
- the rsmG gene encoding 16S rRNA (guanine(527)-N(7))-methyltransferase RsmG, translated as MKNELCLPAEFDEKVKAYAQIFAKFNKVHSLSNYKDISEQVLDSIKPLEIFDLSAKTATDVGSGAGFPAIFLALAMPQTKWHLFEPIAKKSSFLSYAKIELGLQNLEVHSQKIELADKFTADLITSRALSKTKELIKICDGFYDENTKFLIYKGSSVMDEISGINAQIYNEKNRNYIFFNLKNQGEKR; from the coding sequence ATGAAAAATGAGCTTTGCTTGCCGGCAGAATTTGACGAAAAAGTAAAGGCTTACGCTCAAATTTTTGCTAAATTTAATAAGGTTCATAGCTTAAGCAATTATAAAGATATAAGCGAGCAGGTGCTTGATAGCATAAAACCGCTTGAAATTTTTGACCTAAGTGCCAAAACAGCGACAGATGTAGGCAGTGGGGCTGGCTTTCCAGCGATATTTTTAGCCCTTGCGATGCCTCAAACGAAGTGGCACCTTTTTGAGCCGATAGCCAAAAAGTCATCATTTCTAAGCTACGCTAAGATCGAGCTTGGCTTGCAAAATTTAGAAGTTCATAGCCAAAAGATCGAGCTTGCAGATAAATTTACGGCTGATCTCATCACCTCAAGGGCGCTTAGCAAGACAAAAGAGCTTATAAAAATTTGCGATGGTTTTTATGATGAAAACACCAAATTTCTCATCTACAAGGGCTCAAGCGTTATGGATGAAATTTCAGGCATCAACGCGCAAATTTACAATGAAAAAAACAGAAACTACATATTTTTTAATCTCAAAAATCAAGGGGAGAAACGTTGA
- the ribA gene encoding GTP cyclohydrolase II: MKIEISNAANLPSRFGTYKVQAFKEGSKEHLVIYKEPLSEVVNLRIHSECLTGDAIGSLKCDCRDQLEASLKYIEENGGMVIYLRQEGRNIGLLNKINAYSLQDKGLDTIEANHQLGFKADERTYEVVDFILNHYGVKEVNLLTNNPLKLHGLSSVKIVKRVPIVIKPNKFNEGYLKVKKEQMGHIL, encoded by the coding sequence ATGAAAATAGAAATTTCAAACGCCGCAAATCTACCTTCAAGGTTTGGCACTTATAAGGTTCAAGCCTTCAAAGAAGGGTCAAAAGAGCACCTCGTGATCTACAAAGAGCCTTTGAGCGAGGTGGTAAATCTTAGAATTCACTCCGAATGCCTAACTGGCGATGCGATCGGAAGCCTAAAGTGCGACTGCCGCGACCAGCTTGAAGCGAGCCTAAAATATATCGAAGAAAATGGTGGTATGGTCATCTACTTACGTCAAGAAGGCAGAAATATCGGGCTTTTAAACAAGATAAATGCCTACAGCCTGCAAGATAAGGGCCTTGACACCATTGAGGCTAATCACCAGCTGGGTTTTAAGGCCGATGAGAGGACTTATGAAGTGGTTGATTTTATCCTAAATCACTACGGTGTAAAAGAGGTAAATTTACTCACAAATAACCCTTTAAAACTTCACGGACTAAGCTCAGTAAAGATCGTAAAACGCGTGCCTATCGTCATCAAGCCAAATAAATTTAACGAAGGCTACTTGAAAGTAAAAAAAGAGCAAATGGGGCACATCCTGTGA
- the hemB gene encoding porphobilinogen synthase: MFKRFRRLRINPALRDMVRETSLSVNDFIYPLFVVEGKGVKNEIASMPGVYQMSIDEILKECEEIVNLGIKSIILFGIPSLKDSVGSDALSNDGIIATALRAIKDKFPNLVVVTDLCFCEYTDHGHCGIIDHVHNTIDNDATLEISAKQALIHAQNGSDMIAPSGMMDGIIATLRETLDSNGFENLPVMAYSTKFASAYYGPFRDVAQSAPSFGDRKSYQMDSANRLEAINESLQDEAQGADILMVKPALAYLDVVRELRNLTLLPICVYNVSGEYALLKAGAKAGIIDYERVMMETLIGFKRAGANLIITYHAKEAAKILRD; this comes from the coding sequence ATGTTTAAACGTTTTAGAAGATTAAGAATAAATCCAGCCCTAAGAGACATGGTGAGAGAGACTAGCCTTAGCGTAAATGACTTCATTTATCCGCTCTTTGTGGTTGAGGGCAAAGGCGTTAAAAACGAGATCGCTTCGATGCCGGGTGTTTATCAAATGAGTATCGATGAAATTTTAAAAGAGTGCGAAGAGATAGTAAATTTAGGCATAAAATCGATCATTTTATTTGGCATACCAAGCCTAAAAGATAGCGTTGGTAGTGACGCACTAAGCAACGACGGCATCATCGCAACCGCGCTTAGAGCTATAAAGGATAAATTTCCAAATTTGGTAGTCGTCACTGATCTTTGCTTTTGCGAATATACAGACCACGGCCACTGCGGCATAATCGACCACGTACATAACACCATCGACAACGACGCAACGCTTGAAATTTCAGCCAAACAAGCTTTGATACACGCTCAAAATGGCTCTGACATGATCGCGCCAAGTGGCATGATGGATGGCATCATCGCAACGCTAAGAGAGACACTTGATAGCAATGGCTTTGAGAATTTACCAGTGATGGCGTACTCAACTAAATTTGCCTCAGCATACTACGGACCATTTCGTGACGTAGCACAAAGTGCACCAAGCTTTGGCGATAGAAAGAGCTACCAAATGGACAGCGCAAACCGCCTAGAGGCGATCAATGAGAGCTTGCAAGACGAGGCCCAAGGCGCTGATATCTTGATGGTAAAGCCTGCACTTGCCTATCTTGACGTCGTTAGAGAGCTAAGAAATTTAACACTTCTGCCAATCTGCGTCTATAATGTAAGTGGCGAGTACGCACTGCTAAAGGCTGGCGCAAAAGCTGGTATCATCGACTACGAGCGCGTCATGATGGAGACTTTGATCGGTTTTAAAAGAGCAGGGGCAAATTTGATCATTACCTATCACGCAAAAGAAGCAGCCAAAATTTTAAGGGACTAA